One Nostoc punctiforme PCC 73102 DNA window includes the following coding sequences:
- a CDS encoding glycosyltransferase family 4 protein: MNILMLSSTFPYPPTRGGTQVRTFHLLKYLSQRHTVTLATQREGDVTDAEVAELRNCVDHLAIFERPSDSGTTGILKKIQRFGQFLQQGTPPSVLNRYSAEMQTWVDNWVEAGKCDVITCEHSVNEIYVRCLRRATPTHFQKQLKTIVNVHSSVYATCRNQLTTGISENSLRDKINLPLLRRYEQSYCGKFSAIVATTEEDKIQLQEFNPNSEITVIPNGVDLLSFPNRSTDPGGHRLIFIGAMDNLANIDAVCFFSNEVLPAIQKLYPDTIFDIVGSHPVPEVLALDQKPGINVIGRVPSMVEYLHKCTICVVPMRTGFGIKNKTLEAMAAGVPIVASDRGLEGLAVDGTSHPLRALRANTPTEYITAISQLFDRPHLRAELSHNGRHLVETDFTWDIAGKSYEQVCLGKAHLPLDKF, translated from the coding sequence ATGAACATCTTAATGCTATCATCTACCTTTCCCTACCCACCAACGCGCGGGGGAACCCAAGTCAGGACATTTCATTTACTTAAATACCTGAGTCAACGCCATACTGTTACCCTCGCTACTCAACGCGAGGGCGATGTTACCGACGCTGAAGTAGCAGAATTACGCAATTGTGTCGATCATCTAGCCATTTTTGAACGCCCTTCAGATTCTGGAACCACAGGAATATTGAAGAAAATACAGCGATTTGGTCAATTTTTGCAACAAGGGACACCACCAAGCGTACTTAACCGCTACTCAGCTGAGATGCAAACATGGGTTGATAACTGGGTAGAAGCAGGGAAATGTGATGTAATTACCTGCGAACATAGCGTCAATGAAATTTATGTGCGATGTCTACGACGGGCTACGCCAACGCATTTTCAGAAACAGCTAAAAACCATAGTGAATGTTCATAGTTCTGTTTACGCTACCTGTCGCAACCAACTAACAACAGGCATTTCAGAAAATTCCCTGAGAGACAAAATTAATCTACCGCTTCTGCGGCGTTATGAGCAAAGCTACTGTGGTAAGTTTTCGGCAATTGTAGCGACAACAGAAGAAGATAAAATTCAACTACAAGAATTTAACCCCAATAGTGAAATTACAGTTATTCCCAATGGCGTAGATTTACTTTCTTTCCCCAACCGTAGCACCGATCCAGGAGGACATCGCTTAATTTTTATCGGTGCAATGGATAATTTGGCAAACATTGATGCTGTCTGCTTCTTCAGCAACGAAGTCTTGCCAGCAATCCAAAAACTTTATCCTGATACAATTTTCGATATCGTCGGTTCTCATCCAGTGCCAGAAGTTTTAGCACTCGATCAAAAACCAGGAATTAATGTAATTGGGCGTGTGCCTTCAATGGTAGAATACTTGCATAAATGTACCATCTGTGTAGTACCCATGCGAACTGGGTTTGGCATTAAAAATAAAACTTTAGAAGCAATGGCAGCTGGTGTACCTATAGTAGCTAGCGATCGCGGCTTAGAAGGATTAGCCGTAGATGGCACTAGTCATCCATTACGGGCATTACGAGCAAATACGCCAACGGAGTACATCACCGCTATTAGTCAACTCTTCGATCGGCCACATCTGCGTGCAGAATTGTCTCATAACGGTAGACATCTGGTAGAAACAGATTTTACTTGGGATATCGCTGGTAAAAGCTATGAACAAGTTTGTCTAGGGAAAGCCCATCTGCCTCTAGATAAATTCTAA
- a CDS encoding SprT-like domain-containing protein, whose protein sequence is MTAIEKICFQQQVTPANLTSSSRQIYSWMKFLTDECNLQLHLRSTYYVRQIAKEILSKQDQESVEVMIAFTNLVLLYKGKKSSNIAKIVINEGFINASEEVLQAVVKSALLGNSQASTRLIRSFASSSEYSDVLLELDLIAEVIAENAQGKFYNLHHLFDKLNYEYFAANLVKPRLTWSQINTYRKFGHYETARDRVVISLTLDDANIPEFVAEFVLYHELLHKYHGIKWVQGRRMVHTKEFRVYESRFKLYKEACVWLKKLASSPRP, encoded by the coding sequence GTGACAGCAATTGAAAAAATATGCTTCCAGCAGCAAGTAACACCTGCCAACCTGACTAGTTCATCCCGTCAAATATACTCCTGGATGAAGTTCTTGACAGATGAATGCAACCTGCAACTTCATCTGAGAAGCACTTATTATGTGCGGCAAATCGCTAAAGAAATTCTCAGTAAACAGGATCAGGAGTCAGTCGAAGTAATGATTGCATTCACTAATCTTGTACTCTTATACAAGGGTAAAAAGTCTAGTAACATTGCTAAAATTGTGATTAATGAAGGTTTTATTAATGCGTCAGAAGAGGTTTTACAGGCGGTAGTCAAATCTGCCCTTTTGGGCAATAGCCAAGCTAGTACACGACTTATTAGGTCGTTTGCCAGTTCATCAGAATACAGTGATGTACTACTAGAACTTGATTTAATTGCTGAAGTAATTGCAGAGAATGCACAAGGTAAATTTTATAACCTACATCATTTATTTGACAAACTGAACTACGAATATTTTGCGGCAAATCTTGTCAAACCACGCCTTACATGGAGCCAAATTAACACTTACCGTAAGTTCGGACATTATGAGACAGCTAGAGATCGTGTGGTGATAAGTTTGACTCTTGACGATGCCAATATACCGGAGTTTGTTGCTGAATTCGTTTTATATCACGAATTGCTGCACAAGTACCACGGCATAAAGTGGGTTCAGGGCAGAAGAATGGTTCACACAAAAGAGTTTCGTGTATATGAAAGCAGGTTCAAGTTGTACAAAGAAGCATGTGTATGGCTGAAAAAGTTGGCATCTAGCCCAAGACCGTAA
- a CDS encoding HAD family hydrolase: MAYQGVILDVDGTLVLSNDAHAQAWVEAFSAFGYEVKFEQVRPLIGMGGDQIIPKFAPGLSDRQGKGKEIAEKRKELIINKFATNLSPATGARQLILKMLSVGLRLIIASSATSQELSVLLKAAQVDDLLSQDEATTSSDAEASKPDPDIVEAALSKLNIEPASVVMLGDTPYDVESANKAGVGVIAFRCGGFDDSQLKDAIAIYDDPSDLLTHYDSSPLATKVMKST; the protein is encoded by the coding sequence ATGGCATATCAAGGCGTAATTTTGGATGTAGATGGGACACTTGTTCTCAGTAATGATGCCCATGCTCAAGCTTGGGTAGAAGCATTTTCTGCCTTTGGCTATGAGGTGAAGTTCGAACAAGTCCGACCATTGATTGGTATGGGAGGCGACCAGATTATTCCTAAGTTCGCGCCAGGACTTTCCGATCGACAAGGAAAAGGTAAGGAAATCGCCGAGAAACGTAAAGAACTGATTATCAACAAGTTTGCAACAAATCTGAGTCCCGCCACTGGTGCGCGGCAACTAATATTGAAGATGTTGTCTGTTGGGTTACGTCTAATCATTGCCAGTTCAGCAACGAGTCAAGAACTGTCGGTATTGTTGAAAGCTGCACAAGTTGATGACCTGCTGAGTCAGGATGAGGCGACAACATCTAGTGATGCCGAAGCTTCTAAACCAGATCCAGATATTGTCGAAGCTGCTTTGAGCAAGTTGAATATAGAACCAGCCTCTGTTGTAATGCTGGGCGATACACCCTACGATGTTGAGTCTGCAAATAAGGCTGGTGTTGGCGTGATTGCATTTCGTTGTGGTGGTTTTGATGATAGTCAATTAAAGGATGCGATCGCTATTTACGATGACCCATCTGATTTGTTAACCCACTATGACAGTTCACCTCTAGCAACCAAAGTAATGAAGAGTACATAA
- a CDS encoding cytochrome P450, with amino-acid sequence MVADVFELPAPSVNSIVGHLFELGQDPLGFLTRCRDYGDIVPLQLGLTPSCLIINPEYIEEVLKNRNDFIKSRGLRALKSLLGEGLLSAEGESWFWQRRLAQPVFHQKRINGYSQTMVEYTNRMVQTWHDGETHDIHEDMMRLTLQIVMKCIFSDDIDAGEAKVVADALDVAMQWFESKRRQNFLVWEWFPRPENIRYRDAIAQMDEAIYKLIQERRNGGEKTNDLLTMLMEAKDEQTLQQMDDKLLRDEVATLMLAGHETTANTLSWTWMLLAQNPGVREKLESELNQVLQGKLPTLEDLGQLVYTQQIIKESMRLYPPVPLMGREAAVDTQIGDYEIPQGMAIMISQWVMHRHPKYFENPEAFQPERWTQEFEKQLPKGVYIPFGDGPRICIGKGFAQMEAALLLATIAQRFQIDLVPGYPIVPQPSITLRPENGLKVQLKQIALDTSK; translated from the coding sequence ATGGTTGCCGATGTATTCGAGTTACCAGCACCGTCGGTAAACTCTATCGTTGGACATTTATTTGAACTCGGACAAGACCCATTAGGATTTCTTACCCGTTGTCGTGACTATGGTGATATTGTTCCCTTACAGTTAGGGTTAACACCTAGTTGTTTAATAATTAATCCTGAATATATAGAAGAAGTTCTCAAAAATCGCAACGATTTTATTAAAAGCCGAGGCTTACGTGCCTTAAAAAGTTTACTAGGAGAAGGGTTATTAAGCGCAGAAGGAGAATCCTGGTTTTGGCAACGTCGTCTTGCCCAACCAGTATTTCACCAAAAACGGATTAATGGATATAGCCAAACAATGGTTGAGTACACCAACCGAATGGTTCAAACTTGGCACGATGGTGAAACTCATGACATTCATGAAGATATGATGCGCTTAACACTACAAATAGTTATGAAGTGCATATTTAGCGATGATATAGATGCAGGGGAAGCAAAAGTTGTTGCCGATGCGCTAGATGTGGCAATGCAGTGGTTTGAAAGTAAGCGACGGCAGAATTTTCTGGTATGGGAGTGGTTCCCAAGACCTGAAAACATTCGTTATCGTGATGCTATTGCCCAAATGGATGAAGCTATTTATAAACTCATTCAAGAGCGTCGCAACGGTGGGGAAAAAACTAATGATTTGTTGACAATGCTAATGGAAGCGAAAGACGAACAAACTCTTCAACAGATGGATGATAAATTGCTACGGGATGAAGTCGCCACCTTAATGTTGGCAGGGCATGAAACAACTGCAAATACTTTATCCTGGACATGGATGCTCTTGGCACAAAACCCCGGAGTGCGTGAAAAATTAGAATCAGAGTTAAATCAAGTTCTGCAAGGGAAGTTACCAACTCTCGAAGACCTTGGGCAGTTGGTTTATACACAACAAATTATCAAAGAATCAATGCGGTTATATCCTCCAGTACCTCTCATGGGGCGAGAAGCAGCAGTAGATACTCAGATTGGTGATTACGAAATTCCTCAAGGCATGGCAATCATGATTAGCCAATGGGTAATGCACCGTCATCCAAAGTATTTTGAGAATCCTGAAGCTTTTCAACCAGAAAGGTGGACACAGGAGTTTGAAAAGCAGCTACCTAAAGGAGTATATATACCCTTTGGGGATGGGCCAAGAATTTGTATTGGTAAAGGTTTTGCTCAGATGGAAGCGGCTTTGTTATTGGCAACTATCGCTCAACGCTTCCAAATAGATTTAGTCCCAGGATATCCAATCGTGCCACAGCCTTCAATAACCTTACGCCCAGAAAACGGTCTGAAGGTGCAACTTAAGCAAATTGCATTAGACACTTCTAAATAA
- a CDS encoding Rieske (2Fe-2S) protein: MTQIFEGATKTDDYIRVAQLAEVQAAGSLLVHKQKHTIALFYSNNTVYAIDNRCPHMGFPLQGSTCKDGIVTCPWHYARFDLASGGTFDSWADDVPCFPVEIRDGEVWVNLAPLVNPHSHHSQRLQDGLEQNISLVIAKSTLALLDIGVNPVEPFLMGLEFGTRYNKAGWSTGLTIHTCMMNLLPYLDVEDKPRALFHGLSAVANDSAGAPPEFVVHPLPNSKVDFATLKNWFRQFIQVRDAEAAQRCLVSAIRSGADSKQIADMLFSAATDRRYLDVGHTLDFINKALEALDAIAWQAAESILASLVSGLATASRMEESNSWRYPVDLVAILESAFEQLPTVLSVGKSRQGSWSQGDELVPILLGEDPQAIADSLLNALEAGCTEEQLAGVVTYAAALRVARFHTNNDFGDWNSAHHPFTFANAVHQALRRVPTVEVLRGVFDAAMSVYLNRFLNVPPARLPEPKDTVENPEQLLQQLPDLLNRQQQVNQTGQLVANYLYSGGSAERLMAKLGKLMLRENRDFHVIQEIEAAFRQYSFLGQTSAGIHILVAASRYLAAHSPTMRSQGQTYQIVERLHQGARLFEES, translated from the coding sequence ATGACTCAAATATTTGAAGGTGCAACGAAAACAGACGATTATATCCGTGTTGCTCAACTTGCAGAAGTTCAGGCAGCAGGCAGTTTATTAGTCCACAAGCAAAAGCATACCATTGCTTTGTTTTACTCAAACAATACAGTTTACGCAATTGATAACCGTTGTCCTCACATGGGCTTTCCCTTACAAGGGAGCACTTGCAAAGATGGTATTGTTACCTGTCCTTGGCATTATGCCCGTTTTGACCTTGCTAGTGGTGGAACATTTGACTCCTGGGCAGATGATGTTCCTTGTTTCCCAGTAGAAATCCGTGATGGTGAAGTTTGGGTAAATTTAGCGCCACTAGTTAACCCTCATAGCCACCATTCCCAACGTCTGCAAGACGGTTTAGAGCAGAATATTTCTTTAGTGATTGCGAAATCAACGCTTGCACTCTTAGATATAGGGGTGAATCCGGTAGAACCATTTCTCATGGGGCTAGAATTTGGCACTCGTTATAACAAAGCAGGTTGGAGTACAGGTTTGACTATCCATACCTGCATGATGAATCTACTACCTTATCTTGATGTAGAAGACAAACCCCGTGCTTTATTCCACGGACTATCAGCAGTGGCTAATGATAGTGCGGGTGCGCCACCAGAGTTTGTTGTTCATCCACTACCCAACTCGAAAGTAGATTTTGCGACTCTCAAAAACTGGTTCCGCCAATTTATTCAGGTACGGGATGCTGAAGCGGCACAAAGATGTTTAGTATCTGCTATTCGTTCAGGAGCTGATTCAAAGCAAATAGCAGATATGCTGTTCTCTGCTGCTACGGATCGTCGCTATCTTGATGTTGGGCATACGCTTGATTTTATCAATAAAGCATTAGAAGCGCTTGATGCTATAGCTTGGCAAGCAGCAGAATCAATTCTGGCTAGCCTAGTTTCGGGTTTAGCCACTGCCTCTCGAATGGAAGAATCCAATTCTTGGCGCTACCCTGTAGATTTGGTGGCAATATTAGAGTCGGCATTTGAGCAATTACCAACTGTATTAAGTGTGGGAAAATCTCGACAAGGAAGTTGGTCACAAGGAGATGAACTAGTACCAATTTTACTGGGTGAAGACCCACAAGCGATCGCAGACTCGCTGTTAAATGCACTGGAGGCAGGTTGTACTGAAGAACAATTAGCTGGTGTCGTTACTTATGCAGCAGCATTACGAGTAGCTCGTTTCCACACCAATAATGATTTTGGAGATTGGAATTCAGCCCACCATCCGTTCACATTTGCAAATGCCGTACATCAAGCTTTACGAAGAGTACCAACAGTCGAAGTACTAAGAGGTGTGTTTGATGCAGCGATGAGTGTGTATTTAAATCGTTTTTTGAATGTCCCACCAGCACGCTTGCCAGAACCTAAAGACACTGTGGAAAATCCCGAACAATTACTCCAGCAGCTACCAGATTTATTAAACCGTCAGCAGCAAGTAAACCAGACAGGGCAATTAGTTGCTAATTATTTATACAGTGGTGGTAGTGCTGAAAGACTGATGGCAAAACTGGGTAAATTGATGCTGCGAGAAAACCGTGATTTTCATGTGATTCAAGAAATAGAAGCTGCTTTTCGTCAGTATTCTTTCCTCGGTCAAACTTCGGCTGGAATTCATATACTAGTGGCTGCATCTCGGTATTTAGCCGCTCATTCTCCGACAATGCGATCTCAAGGACAAACTTATCAAATTGTGGAACGTTTACATCAGGGCGCTCGCTTATTTGAGGAATCGTGA
- a CDS encoding ATP-binding protein, with the protein MPTVGVANVHNLCSISIYCSLKEYPVYSTAAEAQIFTKPISQAVEISPDLNGLQSMLQRLDWLIKQAIFTLQTQEKAEGEIGVSWLQKTEISSEPTSITIRSDSLLAWLQNTFSLSSFDLDILAIALAPELDRHYERVYAYLQDDMSNKKPTVDMVLNLLCSSVPEKLSRRKHFTTNSPLIYHRLLHLCPESHQQQSTLLSHHLILDSQVVRLLLHQPGLDSRLTSCCQLLEPTIYFDTLYLKADVQTALEALLIEDWQKQQPLLLYFQGTDACGGLRLRTGKRRTAQILAKTLEVPLLVVDLAKLVEDKANFEEKLQLLWREAWFFNRLLYLDNFDILYLQEHQILYQSFLRELEKNIGITILSGVKNWIPTATGATGLITVPFTVPESSQRRECWQTHLKAAHITLEDRELDVLCDRFLLTPDQIADAVATAYNTARWQQIDSTQEKPLPSFLNLCSAARAQSGHDLATLARKIEPKYTWDDIVLHPNQITQLKDICKEAEYRNLVHQKWGFADKLSLGKGLNVLFSGSSGTGKTMAAEVIAHQLQLDLYKIDLSQIVSKYIGETEKNLNRIFTAATNSNAILFFDEADALFGKRSEVQDARDRYANIEVGYLLQKMEEYEGIAILTTNLRNNIDEAFERRLRFIIEFTLPDTKNRHSIWQRIFPKNAPCSPNLDLELLAQNFEITGANIRYIALTAAFLAADDGGVIEMVHLIRALRREYQKMGQVLRDKDLGQYVDLR; encoded by the coding sequence ATGCCTACAGTAGGCGTTGCTAACGTCCACAATCTCTGCTCCATTTCCATATACTGCTCACTCAAGGAATATCCAGTGTATTCAACAGCAGCAGAAGCGCAGATATTTACCAAACCTATCTCCCAAGCCGTAGAAATTAGTCCTGATTTAAATGGGTTGCAATCTATGTTGCAACGATTAGATTGGCTAATTAAACAAGCGATTTTCACTCTGCAAACCCAGGAAAAAGCAGAGGGAGAAATCGGAGTATCATGGTTGCAAAAGACCGAAATATCATCAGAGCCAACATCAATTACAATTCGGTCAGATTCGCTCTTAGCATGGTTGCAAAATACTTTTAGTTTATCTAGCTTTGACTTAGATATATTAGCGATCGCTCTTGCACCAGAATTAGATCGTCACTATGAACGGGTTTATGCTTATCTCCAAGATGATATGAGTAACAAAAAACCCACAGTAGATATGGTCTTAAACTTGCTCTGTTCTAGCGTTCCAGAAAAGCTATCACGACGTAAGCATTTTACTACTAACTCACCCCTAATTTACCACCGTCTTCTCCATCTCTGTCCAGAATCTCATCAGCAGCAATCTACACTTCTTTCTCATCATCTAATACTCGACTCCCAAGTGGTAAGGTTGCTATTGCATCAACCGGGGTTAGATTCCCGCCTCACTTCTTGTTGTCAACTATTAGAACCAACTATATATTTCGATACTTTATATCTCAAGGCAGATGTACAGACAGCACTAGAAGCATTGCTGATAGAAGACTGGCAAAAACAACAACCATTACTGCTATATTTTCAAGGGACTGATGCCTGCGGCGGGCTGCGCCTACGCACTGGTAAACGCCGCACTGCCCAAATTCTTGCTAAAACTTTGGAAGTTCCCTTATTAGTTGTCGATTTAGCAAAGTTGGTAGAGGATAAAGCCAACTTTGAGGAAAAACTGCAACTTTTATGGCGAGAAGCCTGGTTTTTTAATCGTTTGCTGTATCTCGATAACTTCGATATTCTCTACCTTCAAGAGCATCAAATTCTTTATCAATCCTTTCTCAGAGAATTAGAGAAAAATATAGGTATTACTATTCTCTCAGGAGTGAAAAATTGGATACCCACAGCGACGGGTGCAACCGGGTTAATTACAGTTCCCTTTACAGTTCCTGAGTCTAGTCAACGCCGAGAATGTTGGCAAACTCACCTCAAAGCAGCCCATATAACTCTTGAAGATAGAGAGTTAGATGTGTTGTGCGATCGCTTTCTTCTCACTCCAGACCAGATTGCGGATGCTGTCGCTACTGCCTATAATACTGCCCGTTGGCAACAAATTGACTCAACTCAAGAAAAACCACTACCGTCATTTTTAAACTTATGTAGTGCTGCTCGCGCTCAATCAGGTCACGATTTAGCTACCCTCGCCCGTAAAATAGAACCGAAATATACTTGGGATGATATTGTATTGCACCCCAACCAAATAACACAACTAAAAGATATTTGCAAAGAAGCAGAATACCGAAATTTAGTACATCAAAAATGGGGTTTTGCAGATAAATTATCTTTAGGTAAAGGTTTAAATGTTCTGTTTTCTGGTTCTTCCGGTACAGGTAAAACTATGGCAGCAGAGGTGATTGCCCATCAACTGCAATTAGACCTTTACAAAATTGATTTATCTCAAATAGTTAGTAAATACATCGGCGAGACAGAGAAAAATCTCAATCGCATTTTTACTGCTGCAACCAATTCTAATGCCATCCTTTTTTTCGATGAAGCCGATGCCTTATTTGGTAAACGTTCTGAAGTGCAAGATGCCCGCGATCGCTACGCCAATATCGAAGTAGGTTATCTGTTGCAAAAAATGGAAGAGTATGAAGGTATTGCAATTTTAACTACAAATCTCCGTAACAATATAGACGAAGCTTTTGAGCGGCGACTCCGATTTATTATCGAATTTACCTTACCAGATACAAAGAATCGTCATTCAATTTGGCAAAGAATTTTTCCCAAAAATGCCCCCTGTAGTCCCAATCTTGATTTAGAATTATTGGCACAAAATTTTGAGATTACAGGGGCTAATATTCGCTATATTGCGCTAACAGCAGCTTTTTTAGCGGCAGATGATGGGGGAGTAATTGAGATGGTACATTTAATTCGAGCGCTACGTCGGGAGTATCAGAAAATGGGACAAGTTCTCAGGGATAAAGATTTAGGTCAATATGTAGATTTGCGTTGA
- a CDS encoding DUF4157 domain-containing protein translates to MYQKQIFQKVVPSLPSTPISKKIAPSRSYGSLSSVVQRVQQDPNSVSGNERQELESAIGSRSTREILAGKQTPWIPEFQGISAQLWGNSGEVGAPIQAKLTIGEAGDKYEQEADRVAKDVVQKINTPQTNALPKEDSAPIQTNTLQRQQTDEEELQLKQLPEMVQRREAIPGGEASTDLADSINSARGGGQSLDANLQQSMGQAMGTDFSGVRVHTDAQAHQLNQSIQAKAFTTGQDVFFRQGEYQPGSRGGQELIAHELTHVVQQNGGAVQPAVTQKHDNWGEADKFLQAKNYLMSKAPQGVIQRGGAEDTSKDNRTEIKVLKEEGGVKIIYSQDKKYHYVEARKDVTFKGSVWLGEVKIEPPTDGYTVLHTDATQDARGGLLTALIPFALKIVAQNHLEEDGIVVLPMGGGAVIKSMVKLLSEKIGDTDTHSEATKIEKRRKAKEKQYVESLGFFDKRSYESAKKANVSEWNETFDREHKKHMEAILNTRKGSSINFISSKGSVKRNAGVENFGLEVDIPTYIETLKKATTMTVEIPAALVKEIADQI, encoded by the coding sequence ATGTACCAAAAACAAATATTTCAAAAAGTTGTACCCTCACTGCCATCAACGCCAATAAGTAAAAAGATTGCCCCTAGTCGCAGTTATGGGTCATTGTCTTCAGTTGTGCAGAGAGTACAACAAGACCCAAATAGTGTGAGTGGGAATGAGAGACAGGAGTTAGAGAGTGCGATCGGTTCAAGGTCAACGCGAGAGATTTTGGCAGGGAAGCAAACGCCGTGGATACCTGAATTCCAAGGGATTTCCGCGCAACTTTGGGGTAATTCTGGGGAAGTTGGCGCACCTATTCAGGCGAAGCTGACAATAGGGGAAGCGGGGGATAAGTATGAGCAAGAAGCGGATCGAGTAGCCAAGGATGTGGTGCAGAAGATCAACACACCACAAACGAATGCACTGCCAAAGGAAGATTCAGCGCCAATACAAACTAATACTTTACAACGCCAGCAAACAGATGAAGAAGAATTGCAACTAAAGCAGTTACCAGAGATGGTGCAGCGCCGAGAAGCTATTCCTGGAGGTGAAGCATCAACGGATTTGGCAGACTCTATTAATAGTGCTAGAGGTGGTGGACAGTCTTTGGATGCCAATCTGCAACAGTCAATGGGGCAAGCGATGGGAACAGATTTTAGTGGGGTAAGGGTACATACAGATGCTCAGGCTCATCAGTTGAATCAATCAATTCAAGCGAAGGCGTTTACCACAGGGCAGGATGTGTTCTTCCGACAGGGTGAATATCAGCCAGGGAGTAGAGGGGGACAGGAGTTGATTGCCCATGAATTGACCCATGTGGTGCAGCAGAATGGCGGTGCGGTGCAGCCTGCTGTTACCCAAAAACATGACAATTGGGGAGAGGCAGATAAGTTTCTCCAAGCTAAAAATTATCTCATGTCAAAAGCACCCCAGGGTGTCATCCAACGCGGAGGAGCGGAAGATACCAGCAAGGATAATAGGACTGAAATAAAAGTGCTAAAAGAGGAGGGAGGAGTAAAAATTATCTACTCTCAAGACAAAAAATATCATTATGTTGAAGCACGAAAAGACGTAACTTTCAAAGGTTCGGTATGGCTTGGAGAGGTGAAAATAGAACCTCCTACAGATGGTTATACTGTCCTCCACACTGATGCAACACAGGATGCTCGTGGAGGATTGCTTACAGCTTTGATTCCTTTCGCTCTGAAAATTGTTGCACAAAACCATCTAGAGGAAGACGGCATAGTTGTATTGCCAATGGGGGGTGGTGCAGTCATCAAGAGTATGGTGAAGCTGCTGAGTGAAAAAATAGGGGACACAGATACACATAGTGAAGCTACCAAAATAGAAAAAAGGCGCAAAGCTAAGGAAAAACAATATGTAGAAAGTTTAGGGTTTTTTGACAAAAGAAGCTACGAGAGTGCCAAAAAAGCAAATGTTAGTGAATGGAACGAGACATTTGATCGAGAACACAAAAAGCATATGGAGGCAATATTAAACACTCGCAAAGGATCGTCTATTAACTTTATCTCATCAAAAGGGAGTGTGAAGCGAAATGCTGGAGTAGAAAACTTTGGGCTAGAAGTCGATATCCCAACGTATATAGAAACATTAAAAAAGGCAACTACAATGACAGTAGAGATACCTGCTGCTTTGGTAAAAGAAATAGCCGATCAAATATAA
- a CDS encoding DUF4255 domain-containing protein: MLDGLDTTLELLLKRELPPDVPSGDTEVFISFQTPYQGAIKQKPAINLFLYDVQENLELRSSAWSVERQTNGRAIRKRPPARVDCSYLITAWPQNEEDVQTEHQLLGAVMKVLLRHRKLSEPLIADNLEGQELPLRLISLRPSNLQSFGEFWQAMGGKEGTRPKVVLHCTVTISVPVDEAGEEARLVGVHQPNS; this comes from the coding sequence ATGTTAGATGGTCTAGACACTACCTTAGAATTGCTACTGAAGCGAGAACTTCCACCTGATGTTCCTTCAGGAGACACAGAGGTGTTTATCAGTTTTCAGACCCCTTATCAAGGAGCAATTAAACAAAAACCAGCGATTAATTTATTTCTTTATGATGTACAGGAGAATCTGGAGTTACGCAGCAGTGCTTGGTCAGTGGAACGCCAAACTAATGGCAGAGCAATTAGAAAACGTCCCCCAGCTAGGGTAGATTGTTCATATCTAATTACTGCTTGGCCACAAAATGAAGAGGATGTCCAGACAGAACATCAACTTTTAGGAGCAGTGATGAAGGTGTTGCTGCGACATCGAAAACTCTCCGAACCCTTGATTGCAGATAACTTAGAAGGACAAGAACTTCCTTTAAGACTAATTAGTTTACGTCCCAGTAACTTACAAAGTTTTGGGGAATTTTGGCAAGCAATGGGGGGGAAGGAAGGAACTAGACCCAAGGTTGTCTTGCATTGTACTGTTACCATCTCCGTTCCTGTGGATGAAGCAGGAGAAGAAGCGAGACTGGTGGGAGTTCATCAACCAAACTCTTAG